GCCAGCGACAGCAACTGCGGCGAATCGACATAGGCCACCATCTCCCGCCAGGCCTCATGACGGTTGGTGTGCACCACGACGGTGGCGCCCAACGCGATGGCTCGCAGGATGACCTGCTTGGCGATGAGCAGCGCGCCGATGATCTCGACCCGGCGCACCCGCTGGCCGACCAACGGCAGCGCCACACCCTGCCCGGAGGCGTCCGCGCCGATCAGCTGTCCACAGCCTGCGATGGGCATGGACAGGCCGGCCAGTGAATCCGGTGTGCCGAAGGAGCTGTCGATCGGCAGGTCCGGTCCCTTGGCGCTGACCGGAAGGCTGTGCAGTAGCGCCCGATACTGTTTCCCCGGCATAGGTATCAGGCCGGGGACATCGACCTGCGCCGGCTCGTGGCGAGTGTCGAATCGGACCGTCGCGGTAACCGCGATCTGCCCCGAACCCGCACCCTGGGCGGGTGTGCCGTCGGCTGCCGCGCGCCGTAGCCGCACGGTCATCGTTGTCGCCAGGCTCTGGGTCGCCCAGACATCGGCGAACCCGCGCGGTCCGAGCGCCTCGAGCGCCATTCGGTAGGAGGTGGAATAGATTCCGTCGTGCTCGAGGCCCCGGGATGTTTCCCTGAGCTGATCGAGCGAAGCGCCGCGGGTGAGCTGATGGACCACCGAGGTCATCTCCGCCGCCGACAACACCGACGCCGTGAGCCCACGGGCAGCCAGTCGATTCGCCACCCGCCGGGTCGCGACGATTCCGGATCGCAGCGTGCCGGTCGAGCCACCGCCACGGCGGTCCACCGCGCCGACGTTGGTGAGTGGGTTCAGCCGCAGAACAATCCAGACCGTTCGCTGAGCGACCGCGGGAAGCGGACCGAGGATCTGGTCATAGAGCCGCGCGACCGGACCGGCGTCCGAGGTGCGCGCCCCGGTACTGATCACATCGATGGACGCGAGATCGATGTCGAACTGGTTCAGACAGCGCGCGAGCTCCGGGAGCGGCACCTTGTCGCCGGTGCTCAGGCCACTCGGGCTGAGCAGCGTCACGAAGCGTGGTGGTGCGTCGATGCGCAGCATGGTGATCAAGTGCGCGCCATCCCATCGCATGCCGTACGTGCCGCCCTCGGGCAGTGGAACATCGAACGGCGCGTGGTTGACAACAGTGGAACGGCTACGGAAGGCGTGCCACCGGAAAGCGATCTCCTCGTCCAGGAATCCGGCGAGCGAGCTGCCGCGCAGCCTGGTGAGGCCGACGATGGCGACGAGCGCGCCACCGGCCACGGCGTAGGGCGTCGGTGCGTCGAACGACACGGCCACAAGGGCAGTGGCGATCGCGACGAGCACGACCGGGATCACCAAGCGCAGCGGTAATATTCGAAACAGCCAGTTCTGCGGTGAGTGCAGCGGTGGTGCCGAAACCGCTACGGCCGGGTCGGCCGTTGTTGACGCCATGAACTTATAATGGACCGAAGTTCCCCACCTTCGCTACCTGTCCCGCCTCTCCGCGTATTCAGGCCAGGCTCAGGTGGCACAACAGTGGCGTTGGCGGCCGACGGTAGGGTTGGTAGACAGTTGGCTGGTGCCCGACGAGTTACCCATGTTCGTACGAAATCAGTTGTTGCGTTGGGAAGCACGCAGGATAGGATTCCAGCTGCTCCAATCCGCGTCAGTTCGGAGGCGTCGTGCCAGCACAGTTGACCACGCGTGCCCAAGTCAACGGATACCGGTTTTTGCTGCACCGGTACGAGCATGCGCTGATCCGGCGCGATGTGCGGATGTTGCACGACCCGATGCGGTCGCAGGCCCGGTCTCTGGTCATCGGCGCCGTACTGGGAATCCTGGTGGTCGCGGGCGCTGCGATCTTGTCATTTCTGAAGCCGGCGGGCTCGGTCGACGAGGCGAAGATCGTGATGGCCCAGGAAAGCGGCGCTCTGTATGCGATCGTCGACGGGACCTTGCATCCGGTGTTGAACCTGGCCTCGGCGCGGCTCATCACGGGCAGCAACGAGTTGCCGACCTCGGTGAAAGCGTCCAAGCTGACATCGCTGCCGCGCGGTCCGATGCTGGGAATTCCCGGCGCCCCCGCGGCGCTGCCCGGCGGGTCGGGGGACCGCTCGATCTGGACGCTGTGCGACTCGGTGATGCTGTCCGCCGCGGGCAGCGCGGCCCGCTCGCCAGGCGTGAACACGACGGTAATTGCCGGTGCGATCGAGCCCGAATCCGACTACGCGGCCCGGCCACTGCGATCGGACGAGGCGTTGCTGGTGACGCGCGAGAACAAGATCTACCTGCTGTTCGACGGCAAGCGCGCGGAGATCGACCCGGCGGACTCGGTCCTGGACCGGTCGCTGGCGTTGCGCAACCAGCAGCCGAGACCGGTCAGCGCAGGGCTGTTGAACTCGACCACCCAAGTGCCTGCGTTGACGCCGCCGCAGATCGATCGGCTGGGCGAACCCGGCCCTGGACGGCTGTCGGACATACCCGTCGGGGCCGTGATCAGAGCGCGCGGAGTCAATGCCGAGGAGCTGTACGTCGTATTGCCCAACGGGGTGCAACGGGTAACGCCTTTCGCCGCCCAGGTGATCCGCAATGCGAATTCTCAAGGCATGAGCGATATCACCACGGTGCCGCCGGACAGGCTGGTCGGGGTACCGGTGCTGACCACTCTGCGAGTCGACCAGTTCCCGCAGGAAACGCCGAAGATCCTTCCCGCCGAGGGCCATCAGGTCGGGTGCACGTCCTGGTCCAAGGGGGCCGACGATCCGGCCGCCACGGTGACGATCCTGGCCGGCCGGAAACTCCCGCTGGCGGAGTCGGCCACCCCGGTCGTCTTGACCACCGCGGACGGCACCGGCGATCGTGTGGACGCCGCGTACCTGCCGCCGAACTCAGGCGAGTACGTCCAGGCGACCGGCATGGACCCGGAAAGCTCCCGCCGAGGCACCCTGTTCTATGTGGCCGACAACGGAATCCGCTTCGGCGTGCCCGACTCCGAGACCGCGACCGTGCTCGGCCTGGCACAAAAACCACGGCTGGCCCCGTGGCCGATCATCGGCCAGCTCGTCCCCGGCCCGACCCTGTCCGCCAAGAACGCACTGGTCAGCCACGACACCTTGCCGACCGGCGCAACCACAAACTAAGCAGCAGCTCCGCCTCGCCGCCCCGCTATCGCAGGGTGGAGAGGACGCTGTCGAGGGCGTTGCGCATGTCGTCGGCTTCGATGCGCATGAGCACGCTCTCGTCCACGTCGGTCAGGTCCAGGTTTTCGTCGTTGGCCAGCCGGAATTCGCGTTCCTCCTCGGCTGCTTCGATGACGTTGCGGATGAAGCGGCCGTTGCCGGCGAGGTCGATCCCGCGGCGTGGCTGACCGGTCTGGTCGGTGCTCTGCTTGCTGTACAAGTCCGCGCAAGCCTGCACGAGCAGCGCCTGGGCTTCGTCGGAGACCTCCGAATCCCTTTTGTGGGCGATGAACTGCCCGATCTGGCCCAACTCCTCCGGGGTATAGGAATCGAACTGCACTCGCTTGGCGAACCGGGAACCGAGGCCGTCGTTGGCCTGGAGTAGCCGCTCGATCTCGCCGTCGTATCCCGCGATGATCACAACCAGGCGGTCTCGATCGTTTTCCATGCGTGCCAGGAGGGTGTCCACCGCCTCGCGGCCGAACGCGTCGCCGCCGGACAGGCCGGTCTGGATCAGGGTGTAGGCCTCGTCGATGAACAGCACGCCGTCCATCGCGCTGTCGATCAGCTTGGAGGTCTTGATCGCGGTGCTGCCCAGGTGCTGGCCGACGAAATCCGCGCGTTTGGCCTCGACGAGGTTGTCGGTCTTCAAAAGACCTAGTCCACAGTAGATCTTGGCGACCACCCTGGCGACGGTGGTCTTACCGGTACCAGGCGGGCCGGTGAACGCCAGGTGCTGTCCGCGCGGCACGCTGGCCATCCCCTTCTCGGCGCGGATCTTGGCCAGCTGCGCGGTCGCCTGCAGCTTGGCGACCTGGGTCTTGACCGCGGCGAGGCCGATCTGTGCATCCAGTTCCGCGCGTGCGGTCGCGAGGATCAGCTTGGCTTTGTCGTCGCGCTCCTCGCGGCCCATTTGCTCGGCCGACGGGGCGGACCCGGGATCCCAGCGGTTGGTGCGCGCGTCGATCTGTTCCTTGGTGGACACCGTGAGGCGGTACTTGCGGTCTCGCATGGCGGCGGTGTTCGCCGCGAAATCCGGTGCCTCGGAGAACACCTTCTCGAACAGGGCCTGGGCTTCGTCCTCATGGCCGGTTTCGCGCAGGCACAGGCCCCGGCAGAACCGTGCCGTGGTCGCTGCCGCGGGGATGGGGCCTTCTTCCGCTCGTTCCATCCGGCGGATCGCTTCACCGAACAGCCCGAGTTGCGCGCAGGCTGTGCCGACCATCACGTGCGCACCGGCGGCCAGGTAGGGGTCTTCCCACTCCGCGGAGCCGGCGAGCACCGTCATGACATCCGGCCAGCGCTGCGTCGTGTAGTGCAGGACCCCGCGCACATACGCGCAGACGCGGTCGTCGATCTCGCGATCGGGCTGCGACAGCTGGGACTTCCGGTGCACGGCGAGTTCGTCGAGGACCTTCTCGGCCTCGTCGTGGTCGCCCTCGGAGATCAGCAGCGAAGCCTGCGCCAACCAGATTTCGGTGTAGCTGGACAGCGGGTAGTCGATGTACTGGCCGACCACGAAGCGCCCGGCGAGCTCGCGGGGGCGCAGCCCCAACCGGCGCTGTTCTCGGAAAAGCGTTGCCCCGCTGGTCTTGTACATGTTGAACAGCACTTCGCGGGTGACTTCACCAGCGGCGGCACGCCCGAGCCATGCATCGCACATGCCAGGATCCCATTCGGTTGCCCGTTGGAACGCCAGCTTGGCGTAGTCGAGGTCGCGGGCGGATTCCTGCCCGTCGATAACCAGGCCTAGTGACAAGACGCCAGCATCGAAGGCGCGTTGTGCTTGGCGGTTGCCAGTCATGCGGGTGAGCCCCCAAAGCCTACGGTGTGAGCGATTTCTCGCTCAGCATACCGGCTGCCGGATGACGGTTTGTTCGATAGATTGTGTTCGTTGCCATCTAGGGACAGCGTTGAGTGTAGGGAGTCATCCAACCCGTGACCGACTCGTCGACCAGCGGCTTGGGTGCCGCTGACCCGGAACTGTGCCGTGTGTCGGTTATCGGCGGAAACACCCAGATCGATCTGGGTTTGCCCGCGACGATTCCGATCGCCGCCTTCATCACCGATGTAGTCGAATTGATCGAATCCCGTACCCCGGACTTCACCGACCCGGAGGAGGGCGCGCCGCTACGGACGCAGCATTGGACATTGGCCCGGATCGGCCGTGGCCCGATCCCGCCCAGCCAGACGCTGACCGAGGCCGAGGTGTACGACGGTGAGCTGCTGGTACTGCGGTCGGTGACGGCCAAGGAGTCGCCTGCGCTGTTCGACGATGTGATCGACGCGGTGTCGAAGCTGACCACCGAGATGTTTCGAAGTTGGTCGCCGACGTCGGCCCGATGGGTGGGTCTGATCGCGGCCCTCGTCGCGGTGCTCGCGGCGATCACGCTGCTGGTCGCTGCCAGGAGCCACGGCGCGGGCATCGCGACCGGCTTCGTCACGGTCGGCGCCGGCGCGACCGCCATAGCCGCGGCCGTGATCGCGATACGGATGTATCAGGCGCGGCTGGTCGCCGTGGTGTTGTCGCTGTACGCACTACTCTTGTTCTTCGCCAGCGCGGCATTATTCGTGCCGGGCGATGTGGGCAGTCCGCACCTCCTGCTGGCCTGCGTCGCGGCCCTGGTCGCCGCCGCGGTCGGCTACAGCATCACCGGCGTGGGTGCGACGATGTTCGCCGCGGCCATCACCATGGCGCTGTTCGGCGGCGTCTCCGCGTTCGTGCGGATGGTCTGGGACAGTGATCCGCCGAAGATCGCCGCAGGCGCGATGGTGGTCGCCCTCATCGTGCTCACCATGGCCCCGCGGATCGCGGTGGCGGCGGCGCGGCTTCCGGTGCCGCCGGTGCCCACCGCGGGCGCGGCGATCGACCCGGCCGACCACGAACCGCGGCCCACCATCGAAGACATCGGCGCCATCGGTGCCACCGCCCTTCCGTCGGCGGCGGGACTGGAGCTGCGGGCCGGCGCCGCCAACCAGTATCAGTCCGGCGTGCTGATCGGGTCCACCGTGGCGGCCGCGGCGGGGGCGGTGATCGGCGCGGACCCGTTCGGCGCTGCGCGGTGGCAAGGTATCGCGCTGGCCGTGGTCGTCGCGCTGATCCTGTGTCTGCGGGGACGTTCGTTCGCCGACCTGACCCAGGCGTGCACACTGATCGTGGGTGGCGCCGCCACTTTGATCGCGATCATGGTCGGTGTGGCGTTCGGTCATCCCTCGTGGCTGGTGCCGATCGCTGGGATACTGCTCGCGGTCGCGGCGGTCGCGGTGGTGTTCGGTGTTATCGGGCCGCACACCGAGATGTCGCCGGTGACCCGCCGGATGGGCGAGATCTTCGAATACCTGCTGATCGTCACCATCATCCCGCTGGTGCTCTGGATCATGGACCTGTACACAGCCGCCAGAAACCTGTGACACCGATGGCTATCGCACGGCAGCTCACATCACCCATACCGCTACGGCTGGCTGGTGTCGCGGCGGTTCTCGGCCTGAGCCTCGTCGGAATGCCTTCCCCGGCGCATGCGATCGCGCCACCGGCCATCGATGACGGTGCGCTGGGTGCGGCGCTGGCCGTCAATGGACCGCCCGACGCGACCGAGCAGCGATCCGTTTGCGCCGAACCCCTGCTCACCGGCGCCCCGCCACGGGACGCGCCGCTGCCGCAGCGGATTCTCGACCTACCCGCCGCGTGGCAGTTCAGCCGGGGCAGAGGCCAGAAGGTCGCGGTTGTCGACACCGGCGTGAACCCGCATCCACGCCTACCACCCCTGGAACCCGGCGGCGACTTCGTCTCCGACTCGAACGGAATGGTCGACTGTGACGGCCACGGCACCTTCGTGGCCGGCATCATCGCCGCGCGGCCGAGTCCGGACGACGCGTTCGTCGGCGTCGCACCGGAAGCGGACATCCTCACCATCCGACAACTGAGCCTGGCCTACGAGCCGAAGGACCGGGACCGCCGGGAGCTGCCGGGCGCGATCTCGAGCGCCGGGTACGGAACCGTGCTGACACTGGCCGCCGCTGTCGTGCGCGCGGTCGATCGCGGTGCCACTGTGATCAATATCTCCGAAGTGGCCTGCACGCCCGCTGGAGTCGCTCCCGCCGACGGGGCGCTCGGCGCCGCGGTGAAATACGCTTACGACCGCAACGTCGTCGTGGTCACCGCCGCCGGAAACATCCAGGAGGGCGGTGCGTGCGGCGCCCAAAACGACGGTTCGGGGTGGGGTGCGGTCCGCACCGCGGTGAGCCCGGCCTGGTTCTCCCCCTACGTGCTGTCGGTGGCCTCGGTGGAAGCCGACGGCACGCCGTCGCCGTTCTCGATGTTCGGTCCGTGGGTCGGCGTCGCGGCGCCGGGGCGCGACATCGTCTCGCTCGACAGCAAACCCGGTGGGGTGGGGTTGGTCAACGCCGTGCAGACCAACGAAGGCACCGGAACCATCGATGGGACCAGCTTCGCCAGCGCGTATGTCTCCGGGCTCGCGGCGCTGGTGCGCGCGCGGTTCCCCGAGCTGTCGGCGAGACAGGTGATGGATCGGATCGTCCGCACCGCACAGGCACCCGGTGCCGGACGCGACGATCAGCTCGGGCACGGGCTCATCGACCCGCTGGCGGCATTGACGGCGCAACTGCCCGAGCGACCGGTGAGCGCGGAAGCAGACGTGGCGCGCCCCATCGCGGGGCCGACACCGCCGCCTTACGTCGATCCGATGCCCCGGCGGGTGGCCACCATCGGAACGATCGTCTTGCTTGCGTTGCTCGGCATCGGCTACACATTGTCGATTCCGTTCCGCCGCACCCGTGTCGGTGCCGTCGACCCTGCAGAAGCTGCGGAAGAAGGACAGTAGGACATGGCTACCGAAGGATTTGTGCGCAGACCGCGGATCGCGCCGCCGCGTCCGCCCGGCGGCGAAGTGGCGCTCACGGCGCCGCCGGAGATTCCGCGCCCGGTACCGGCAGGCTTGCTGATCAAGTTGATGCCACTCGTCATGGTGGTGGCCGTGGTCG
The DNA window shown above is from Nocardia sp. NBC_01730 and carries:
- the eccE gene encoding type VII secretion protein EccE: MASTTADPAVAVSAPPLHSPQNWLFRILPLRLVIPVVLVAIATALVAVSFDAPTPYAVAGGALVAIVGLTRLRGSSLAGFLDEEIAFRWHAFRSRSTVVNHAPFDVPLPEGGTYGMRWDGAHLITMLRIDAPPRFVTLLSPSGLSTGDKVPLPELARCLNQFDIDLASIDVISTGARTSDAGPVARLYDQILGPLPAVAQRTVWIVLRLNPLTNVGAVDRRGGGSTGTLRSGIVATRRVANRLAARGLTASVLSAAEMTSVVHQLTRGASLDQLRETSRGLEHDGIYSTSYRMALEALGPRGFADVWATQSLATTMTVRLRRAAADGTPAQGAGSGQIAVTATVRFDTRHEPAQVDVPGLIPMPGKQYRALLHSLPVSAKGPDLPIDSSFGTPDSLAGLSMPIAGCGQLIGADASGQGVALPLVGQRVRRVEIIGALLIAKQVILRAIALGATVVVHTNRHEAWREMVAYVDSPQLLSLAAWSAGSQQANSHRAASVIIYDGIPPSTHHSDATVILLRSRSISGDYFDPDVTLTEDPGTANRVTVQTAAGTTTVNMVATPFEMTYLGVPRPIPV
- the mycP gene encoding type VII secretion-associated serine protease mycosin — translated: MAIARQLTSPIPLRLAGVAAVLGLSLVGMPSPAHAIAPPAIDDGALGAALAVNGPPDATEQRSVCAEPLLTGAPPRDAPLPQRILDLPAAWQFSRGRGQKVAVVDTGVNPHPRLPPLEPGGDFVSDSNGMVDCDGHGTFVAGIIAARPSPDDAFVGVAPEADILTIRQLSLAYEPKDRDRRELPGAISSAGYGTVLTLAAAVVRAVDRGATVINISEVACTPAGVAPADGALGAAVKYAYDRNVVVVTAAGNIQEGGACGAQNDGSGWGAVRTAVSPAWFSPYVLSVASVEADGTPSPFSMFGPWVGVAAPGRDIVSLDSKPGGVGLVNAVQTNEGTGTIDGTSFASAYVSGLAALVRARFPELSARQVMDRIVRTAQAPGAGRDDQLGHGLIDPLAALTAQLPERPVSAEADVARPIAGPTPPPYVDPMPRRVATIGTIVLLALLGIGYTLSIPFRRTRVGAVDPAEAAEEGQ
- the eccD gene encoding type VII secretion integral membrane protein EccD, whose amino-acid sequence is MTDSSTSGLGAADPELCRVSVIGGNTQIDLGLPATIPIAAFITDVVELIESRTPDFTDPEEGAPLRTQHWTLARIGRGPIPPSQTLTEAEVYDGELLVLRSVTAKESPALFDDVIDAVSKLTTEMFRSWSPTSARWVGLIAALVAVLAAITLLVAARSHGAGIATGFVTVGAGATAIAAAVIAIRMYQARLVAVVLSLYALLLFFASAALFVPGDVGSPHLLLACVAALVAAAVGYSITGVGATMFAAAITMALFGGVSAFVRMVWDSDPPKIAAGAMVVALIVLTMAPRIAVAAARLPVPPVPTAGAAIDPADHEPRPTIEDIGAIGATALPSAAGLELRAGAANQYQSGVLIGSTVAAAAGAVIGADPFGAARWQGIALAVVVALILCLRGRSFADLTQACTLIVGGAATLIAIMVGVAFGHPSWLVPIAGILLAVAAVAVVFGVIGPHTEMSPVTRRMGEIFEYLLIVTIIPLVLWIMDLYTAARNL
- the eccA gene encoding type VII secretion AAA-ATPase EccA — encoded protein: MTGNRQAQRAFDAGVLSLGLVIDGQESARDLDYAKLAFQRATEWDPGMCDAWLGRAAAGEVTREVLFNMYKTSGATLFREQRRLGLRPRELAGRFVVGQYIDYPLSSYTEIWLAQASLLISEGDHDEAEKVLDELAVHRKSQLSQPDREIDDRVCAYVRGVLHYTTQRWPDVMTVLAGSAEWEDPYLAAGAHVMVGTACAQLGLFGEAIRRMERAEEGPIPAAATTARFCRGLCLRETGHEDEAQALFEKVFSEAPDFAANTAAMRDRKYRLTVSTKEQIDARTNRWDPGSAPSAEQMGREERDDKAKLILATARAELDAQIGLAAVKTQVAKLQATAQLAKIRAEKGMASVPRGQHLAFTGPPGTGKTTVARVVAKIYCGLGLLKTDNLVEAKRADFVGQHLGSTAIKTSKLIDSAMDGVLFIDEAYTLIQTGLSGGDAFGREAVDTLLARMENDRDRLVVIIAGYDGEIERLLQANDGLGSRFAKRVQFDSYTPEELGQIGQFIAHKRDSEVSDEAQALLVQACADLYSKQSTDQTGQPRRGIDLAGNGRFIRNVIEAAEEEREFRLANDENLDLTDVDESVLMRIEADDMRNALDSVLSTLR
- the eccB gene encoding type VII secretion protein EccB; this translates as MPAQLTTRAQVNGYRFLLHRYEHALIRRDVRMLHDPMRSQARSLVIGAVLGILVVAGAAILSFLKPAGSVDEAKIVMAQESGALYAIVDGTLHPVLNLASARLITGSNELPTSVKASKLTSLPRGPMLGIPGAPAALPGGSGDRSIWTLCDSVMLSAAGSAARSPGVNTTVIAGAIEPESDYAARPLRSDEALLVTRENKIYLLFDGKRAEIDPADSVLDRSLALRNQQPRPVSAGLLNSTTQVPALTPPQIDRLGEPGPGRLSDIPVGAVIRARGVNAEELYVVLPNGVQRVTPFAAQVIRNANSQGMSDITTVPPDRLVGVPVLTTLRVDQFPQETPKILPAEGHQVGCTSWSKGADDPAATVTILAGRKLPLAESATPVVLTTADGTGDRVDAAYLPPNSGEYVQATGMDPESSRRGTLFYVADNGIRFGVPDSETATVLGLAQKPRLAPWPIIGQLVPGPTLSAKNALVSHDTLPTGATTN